From the Amycolatopsis thermoflava N1165 genome, one window contains:
- a CDS encoding sporulation protein, with protein sequence MFKRMLSAFGVGGPSVDTVLDSPHVAPGGVVTGQVRIQGGSADAAIDQVVLSLVTRVEIEHGGHESAATGEFHRQLVQQGVRVPSGQLVTVPFELRLPWETPITAVGDSLLHGMAVGVRTELVISGAPDKGDLDPVHVHPLPSQDRVLDAFGQLGFRFRNADVEAGHLYGVRQELGFYQELEFFPPAEFAGRINEVELTFVAGPHDLAVVLEADRRGRFMQAGGDSFGRFQMSHQDAENADWAALIGQWLSEAAQRGGHSAFGNPAFGGHHPGHHGHHGHGRGMGVGGMVAGAAAGVVGGMIMGEMLEEAFEFDGEE encoded by the coding sequence ATGTTCAAGCGGATGCTCAGCGCCTTCGGCGTCGGTGGGCCGTCGGTCGACACCGTGCTCGACTCGCCCCACGTGGCGCCCGGTGGGGTGGTCACGGGGCAGGTCCGGATCCAGGGCGGCAGCGCCGACGCGGCCATCGACCAGGTCGTCCTGTCGCTGGTCACGCGGGTCGAGATCGAGCACGGCGGGCACGAGTCCGCGGCCACCGGTGAGTTCCACCGCCAGCTCGTGCAGCAGGGCGTGCGGGTGCCGTCCGGTCAGCTGGTCACGGTGCCGTTCGAGCTGCGCCTGCCGTGGGAGACGCCGATCACCGCGGTCGGCGACTCGCTCCTGCACGGCATGGCGGTCGGTGTGCGGACCGAGCTGGTGATCTCGGGCGCGCCGGACAAGGGTGACCTCGACCCGGTCCACGTGCACCCGCTGCCGTCGCAGGACCGGGTGCTCGACGCGTTCGGGCAGCTCGGGTTCCGGTTCCGCAACGCCGACGTGGAAGCGGGCCACCTCTACGGCGTGCGCCAGGAGCTGGGCTTCTACCAGGAGCTCGAGTTCTTCCCGCCGGCTGAGTTCGCCGGGCGGATCAACGAGGTCGAGCTGACGTTCGTCGCCGGGCCGCACGATCTCGCCGTCGTGCTCGAAGCCGACCGGCGGGGCCGCTTCATGCAAGCGGGCGGCGACTCGTTCGGCCGCTTCCAGATGTCGCACCAGGATGCGGAGAACGCCGACTGGGCCGCGCTCATCGGGCAGTGGCTGAGCGAAGCCGCCCAGCGCGGCGGGCACTCCGCGTTCGGCAACCCGGCCTTCGGCGGCCATCACCCGGGCCACCACGGCCACCATGGTCACGGCCGCGGCATGGGCGTCGGCGGCATGGTGGCCGGCGCCGCGGCGGGTGTCGTCGGCGGGATGATCATGGGCGAGATGCTGGAAGAGGCGTTCGAGTTCGACGGCGAGGAGTGA
- a CDS encoding sensor histidine kinase: protein MDLRRALRVTAGLALGALSAFAEAAFVVVATLVLAVPAARPAVFRATRWFAERERARLRRFLDYPTSDDYRDSRALRYLASRSVAGGLGAGVFALIGLGLATAVITVWQLAGGQPLGDDQDWFDVPVLLLMGALLVFLAVQGLIGVGALERTLAHHFFGPTKQERLQRRVDALTHSRAEVVEAVNDERRRIERDLHDGVQQRIVSLGMLLGRARRAKDPERAEALLRQAHEETQLALQELRDVAWRVYPIALDEGGLATALEALAERSSLPVALSYALEERLDPATETVAYFVASEAVTNAIKHAAASRIEIAVARAGRMVGVTITDDGVGGAQVAGNGLSGLARRVGAADGVFTVDSPAGGPTVVRAELPCA from the coding sequence GTGGACCTGCGCCGCGCGTTGCGGGTGACGGCGGGGCTGGCGCTCGGCGCGCTGAGCGCGTTCGCCGAGGCGGCCTTCGTCGTCGTGGCGACGCTCGTCCTCGCCGTGCCCGCCGCGCGCCCCGCCGTGTTCCGGGCCACCCGCTGGTTCGCCGAGCGGGAACGGGCGCGGCTCCGGCGGTTCCTCGACTACCCCACCTCGGACGACTACCGCGACTCGCGCGCGCTGCGGTACCTGGCGTCGCGCAGCGTCGCGGGCGGTCTGGGCGCGGGTGTCTTCGCGTTGATCGGGCTGGGCCTGGCGACGGCGGTGATCACGGTGTGGCAGCTGGCGGGCGGGCAGCCGCTCGGCGACGACCAGGACTGGTTCGACGTGCCCGTGCTGCTGCTGATGGGCGCGCTGCTGGTGTTCCTCGCCGTGCAGGGGCTCATCGGCGTCGGCGCGCTGGAACGCACGCTGGCGCACCACTTCTTCGGCCCCACGAAGCAGGAACGGTTGCAGCGCCGGGTCGACGCGCTCACCCACAGCCGCGCCGAGGTCGTCGAGGCGGTGAACGACGAGCGGCGGCGGATCGAACGCGATCTGCACGACGGGGTGCAGCAGCGGATCGTGTCGTTGGGCATGCTGCTCGGCCGCGCCCGGCGCGCGAAGGACCCGGAGCGGGCGGAGGCGCTGCTGCGGCAGGCGCACGAGGAGACGCAGCTGGCGCTGCAGGAGCTGCGGGACGTGGCGTGGCGCGTGTACCCGATCGCGCTGGACGAAGGCGGGCTTGCCACGGCGCTGGAGGCGCTGGCCGAGCGGTCGAGCCTGCCGGTCGCGCTCTCGTACGCGCTTGAGGAGCGGTTGGATCCGGCGACCGAGACGGTGGCGTACTTCGTGGCGTCGGAGGCGGTGACGAACGCGATCAAGCACGCGGCGGCGAGCCGCATCGAGATCGCGGTGGCGCGGGCGGGCAGGATGGTCGGCGTGACGATCACCGACGACGGCGTTGGCGGCGCTCAGGTCGCGGGCAACGGGCTGTCCGGCCTGGCCAGGCGGGTCGGCGCGGCCGACGGAGTGTTCACTGTGGACAGTCCGGCCGGCGGGCCGACGGTCGTGCGGGCGGAGCTGCCGTGCGCGTGA
- a CDS encoding response regulator transcription factor, with amino-acid sequence MRVILAEDSTLLREGLIRLLAEEGHEVLAAVGNATELLDEVSRAQPDVVVTDIRMPPDHTDEGLRAALEIRRRWPDVGVLVLSQYVEKRYATELITDDGGRVGYLLKDRVMQVGEFLDALERVGSGGAAFDPEVVRRLLARTTHADPLATLTAREREVLAKMAEGHTNAGIAAELYVSQSAVEKHVNAIFDKLRLSHTSGYSRRVLAVLRYLGS; translated from the coding sequence GTGCGCGTGATCCTGGCCGAGGACTCGACGTTGCTGCGGGAAGGCCTGATCCGGCTGCTCGCCGAGGAGGGCCACGAGGTGCTCGCCGCGGTCGGCAACGCCACGGAGCTGCTCGACGAGGTGTCCCGGGCGCAGCCGGACGTGGTGGTGACGGACATCCGGATGCCGCCCGACCACACCGACGAGGGCCTGCGGGCGGCGCTGGAGATCCGGCGGCGCTGGCCGGACGTCGGGGTGCTCGTGCTGTCCCAGTACGTCGAGAAGCGGTACGCGACGGAACTGATCACCGACGACGGCGGGCGGGTCGGGTACCTGCTCAAGGACCGGGTCATGCAGGTCGGCGAGTTCCTCGACGCGCTGGAGCGGGTCGGGTCCGGCGGGGCGGCGTTCGACCCCGAGGTCGTCCGGCGACTGCTGGCGCGCACCACGCACGCCGACCCGCTCGCGACGCTGACCGCCCGGGAACGCGAAGTGCTGGCGAAGATGGCCGAGGGGCACACGAACGCCGGCATCGCGGCGGAGCTGTACGTGTCGCAGTCCGCGGTGGAGAAGCACGTGAACGCGATTTTCGACAAGCTGCGGCTGAGCCATACGAGCGGGTACAGCCGGCGGGTGCTGGCTGTTCTGCGCTACTTGGGCTCTTAG